atattaatgtgCAACAAGTCTGCTCTGAGAAATGGACTGAGACATGAAAGCTGTCTCCGAGGACAAGAGCATACAGACTCTAGTCCATCGACTGCAAGATGCGCGATTGTTTTATGCACAAATAAGAAAGGTAAAGAACCCCACAGTATGACTACAATGCTGTAGACCACAGACTACGACCGTGGATTGTAAGACATCCTGATCCTGAAATCACTTGATTGGATGATGTTAGTGTTAGAATGTGGGGGGACAGTGCCTCTTAGAGTTGATGTGCTATGTTCTTTTCATACTCCATAAAGGATCCATATTTTCCCAGGGCCCAGTAGCCCAGACTTAAACTCCAAGTAGCTGCATTTTATGAACCCTGTTCCTCATCTCTGTTATTCCTGGAGTTTCCACAACACCCCAGGGCTTCCTCCCAGCACCACCATACCAGGTGGCTCCTGGCTGATCTCCTGATGCCCTAGACCAACACCGTGTAGTGGAAATACGCTGGCTACCTGTCTAACTTTAAGtgttctagtagccacattaacaAGTActaagggaaaataaagagaaagtaattttaataatatattttatttaatccaatatatccaaaatattataatttctacctggaaatcaatgtaaaaattattgatgaaatattttacaagcctcccccttccctctaccCTTAAGTCTTTGAAATGCGATGTCTATTTTATACTTAGGGCATATCTCAATTTGGACCCTACATGGTCACTGGAAATATTTCACCTGTTTCTAGGTTTCAAAACATTTACAGTTAAAAAAGTTGATTCACATACGCAGCATGTCCCAAACACACCTAAATGTTTTTCGATAACCAAAGTgatatcagttttaaaaattaaactcattaCAATGCAATGAAACAAAGAGTTGAGTTCGTCAGTTGCACCAGCCACATCTCAAGCTCTCAGTTGTCCACACGTGGCTGGCGGCTGCCACCTTGCAGAGCACAGTTCGAAAGCACAGGTTTCTTGAGGGTTGGGATGTTTTCTTTGCATGCTGAGAGTCaaacacagagcccagcacataGACGTAccgaaatgtttgttgaatgaatggctaACAGAGTTGGGACTTTCAACAAAGGGACAATCAAGGGCATAGCCACACGTTTACAGAACACAGGGGGCCTGGATCAGTATAGCCCAACTTGTCTGGCATAGACCTCCCTCACCTAAATCCTTTTTATATTCTACAGAACCCTCCCTTCTTCTGTGTTCACACATCCACAAAGCCTTCCCTTTATACAAAGGGAAACAAGCCACAGGCCAAGCTCTGTCCCACTCGCCTAGTTTGAAATAATCTCCTGGTTTCCAAGAAGAAAGTTGGCAGGTAGGACGTTGTTGTCACAGATCACAGGTCACAGAAGAACCTGAGAGGACACCTGAGCCTGCCTGAGCTACAGAAAAGCCCATGTGGGTGGGAAGCCAGCGTCAGGCTGGAATGCATGGACTAGAAGGCTGAGGGTCTGCTGGGGGCCAGCCTGACTGTGGTCCTGGCCACGTGGGGACATCTAGCTGACTGGCAGGACATCTCTGGGACTGCACCTCATAACCCTGCCCTTTGCTGGGACTGGTTCTGGATTTAGATTCACAACTTAGTCATTGATTCATTTCCACTTGAGCTAAGGGGTCTCAGCCACGGGACAGAAGGGCTGAGGCCTCCACAGGCCATGACGGAAACAGGTGTCCTTTTCTCTGGCCCTTGTCCTGGGCGGGAGTTCCCACCCACCGATGGTCTGTTCTCCAAGGCCGTCCTGGGAGGAATTTTCAGACTGGCCTGAGTCCTGGGCTCCCCCGGGACAGGCGCTGCTTGAAACTCCCGGTTTAGGGACGCGGCTCTTTGGCTCTAGCTTGGCAGCCAGAGGCTGTCTGGTCCCTGGGATCTGGGCAGCGCAGGGGCGAGGCGGAGTGATGctcagggagaagaggagggtgAAGGGTGTGCGCTTTCTGCGATTCAGGCTCGTCTCTGAGCGCCCTGCCGGCTCCCAGACCTGGAGAGAGAGCTCTGGACGGCACCGGGAGCCGCGGGCTGGCGGGGAACCAGGGGCGCCCGAGGCCAGGAGGCCCTCCCCCAGGACGCCCCTCCTGTACCCCGCGGATGCGGGGCAGACCGTGTCTACCGGCGCGTCGCTCCGGGTTGGAGCATCTGGCGGCGGAAGCTAGCAGGGGCGGGGCGCAGGCGGGGCCTGGGGCGCAATCAGGCCCCGCCCCAGGCCGGCCCACACCCGGACGAACTTGCCGCCCAGTTCGGTCTAGGCCTTACCCTAAGACCGCGAAACGCTCGCTGACCATGGCCATGATCTTGGGTTACTGGGATATCCGCGGGGTGAGCGAGGGGGCCGCCGGGCTGGGTGGGAAGGAGACACACGGGGGCAGGAAATGCGCCGCGGTAGGCACCAATACTACCAGAATGTTCCTGCTCAGGGCTGGCTGCAGTTCAGCCCTTCACAGCGGTCTGTCCTTCTCAGGTGGGCGTGTTTCtgagtctctgtgtgtgtgtgtttgtgggcaGAGGTGCGGAGGGGGTGCCCATGCATGTGTCTGCATGTGCCCGCGGgtgggggtcctggggtcagTGCGGTTACCTGCTGCAGAGAAAGGCACCAGGCAGGACCTCATCTCTTACCTCTGGCTTGGGCGTCTTCCCAGCTGGCTCACGCCATCCGTCTGCTCCTGGAGTACACGGACTCATACTATGAGGAAAAGAAGTACACGATGGGGGACGGTAATGGCATCCACGTCGCATTCTGACTTTTGCCCTATTCCTGTTGATCTGGTACCCAGCAACCCTTGCCCTGGCCACGTGCTGCTCACGCAGCTGCCCTCCACCAGCTGGAGCAGGGCCTGCCCTTCCCTATCTCCTTTGAGGTGCAGCTGGCCTTAGGAGGCAGGACATGAGAGGGGGTTGCTGGAGCCCCTGTATCAGTCATTGGGATGGGCTCCCCTTAGGGCTTGCATAAACGGTGTGTAAGCTTATTCAGGCACCTTCCAGAGCCTTACAAGCATTCTTTGCCCCCAAACTTGGAATGTGAGACTTAGTGTTCCAGATTCCAGATCCACCTTTTGGGGAGCTTTACCACTGATCCTTGGTGGGTGCCCcacgctgcccctccccaggcccaatGACAGTGGGCTCTGGGAAGGTTTGTTTCACTCCATGTTCTCCACCACAGCTCCCGACTATGACAGAAGCCAGTGGCTGAATGAAAAATTCAAGCTGGGCCTGGACTTCCCCAATGtaggtgcagggggtgggggacccGGGGACAAGCGAGAGGGGTGTCTACTCCATCTGCTTTCCCAGCTCAGAGGTTTCAGGATTTGTTGCCTCCTGCTAGCTTCTCTGCTTCCTGGTTcttgccctgcctgccccccatgCTCTATGTTCCAGCTCATTTATCCATTGTTAAGTGGTTTGATTAGTGCCTACCATGAGCCAGGCACGGGGAACGCCCTTGTTCaagggagggggtgctgggggccTGTGGCCAACCCACCTGCCCTGTTGCCTTAACAGCTGCCCTACTTAATTGATGGGGCTCACAAGGTCACCCAGAGCAATGCCATCCCTTCGCTACATTGCTCGCAAACACAACCTATgtgagtggggctggggtgggatgcAGGGAACAGTGGTGGTTCCCCTGAGCTTGCCTGCGGTGGGACACTGAGGGTGAGTCTCTGCTGTGTGGGCCGtaggtggggagacagaagaggagaagattCGCGTGGACATTTTGGAGAACCAAGCTATGGACACCTCTAATGAGCTGGCCAGGGTCTGCTACAGCCCCGACTTTGTGAGTCCCCTGCCGGCGGACGGGATGGACAGGTTTTGGACAGGACACTGGAGTCTTGTGTCCCCTCTACTTTGTATTTACTTGCCATTTGGACCCAGTGGAGATGCTGACCCCCCGACCCTGTACTGTCACCAGAGTGAGAATGCATGGGGTGAAAACTCCGCCTCGGTTCCTACTAATCTTAAGTCAGAGTTGGCCTGTACATATTGGAGCCCAAGTCTCCTGAGCATTACAACTTTATTGGAAATTCAGTTCCTGGACAGTGTGTTTGCCTTGTTTGCTCAGCACGGTCTTCCTGACACCCCCCGGCCCAAGCACATCTGCCCAGCAGAGTGCACGGGGCCGACCCAGGGATTTgtacctcctccttcctctccgtTTCTCAAATTCTACATCTTTCCAGATACTACTCAAGTGACCAATCCTATCTGTGCCCTACTAGGTAGAACTTAGGATTTCTTTCCCCAGGCCATGTCACTTGTGTGTTTCCTTGCCTCTTAGAGATGAGTGGTGACAGATTCAGGGCCAGCGAGGTGGTGTTCTCTGCTTCCACAGCCTCTGACAGATGGACTGTGTGATGGGCTGAACAGAGCTTGGATAAATCATCGCCTGGGCAATGACCCNNNNNNNNNNNNNNNNNNNNNNNNNNNNNNNNNNNNNNNNNNNNNNNNNNNNNNNNNNNNNNNNNNNNNNNNNNNNNNNNNNNNNNNNNNNNNNNNNNNNNNNNNNNNNNNNNNNNNNNNNNNNNNNNNNNNNNNNNNNNNNNNNNNNNNNNNNNNNNNNNNNNNNNNNNNNNNNNNNNNNNNNNNNNNNNNNNNNNNNNNNNNNNNNNNNNNNNNNNNNNNNNNNNNNNNNNNNNNNNNNNNNNNNNNNNNNNNNNNNNNNNNNNNNNNNNNNNNNNNNNNNNNNNNNNNNNNNNNNNNNNNNNNNNNNNNNNNNNNNNNNNNNNNNNNNNNNNNNNNNNNNNNNNNNNNNNNNNNNNNNNNNNNNNNNNNNNNNNNNNNNNNNNNNNNNNNNNNNNNNNNNNNNNNNNNNNNNNNNNNNNNNNNNNNNNNNNNNNNNNNNNNNNNNNNNNNNNNNNNNNNNNNNNNNNNNNNNNNNNNNNNNNNNNNNNNNNNNNNNNNNNNNNNNNNNNNNNNNNNNNNNNNNNNNNNNNNNNNNNNNNNNNNNNNNNNNNNNNNNNNNNNNNNNNNNNNNNNNNNNNNNNNNNNNNNNNNNNNNNNNNNNNNNNNNNNNNNNNNNNNNNNNNNNNNNNNNNNNNNNNNNNNNNNNNNNNNNNNNNNNNNNNNNNNNNNNNNNNNNNNNNNNNNNNNNNNNNNNNNNNNNNNNNNNNNNNNNNNNNNNNNNNNNNNNNNNNNNNNNNNNNNNNNNNN
This window of the Ailuropoda melanoleuca isolate Jingjing chromosome 2, ASM200744v2, whole genome shotgun sequence genome carries:
- the LOC100482926 gene encoding LOW QUALITY PROTEIN: glutathione S-transferase alpha I (The sequence of the model RefSeq protein was modified relative to this genomic sequence to represent the inferred CDS: deleted 1 base in 1 codon), with protein sequence MAMILGYWDIRGLAHAIRLLLEYTDSYYEEKKYTMGDAPDYDRSQWLNEKFKLGLDFPNLPYLIDGAHKVTQSNAILRYIARKHNLCGETEEEKIRVDILENQAMDTSNELARVCYSPDFVSPLPADGMDRFWTGHWSLVSPLLCIYLPFGPSGDADPPTLYCHQSENAWGENSASVPTNLKSELACTYWSPSLLSITTLLEIQFLDSVFALFAQHGLPDTPRPKHICPAECTGPTQGFVPPPSSPFLKFYIFPDTTQVTNPICALLGRT